The Oreochromis aureus strain Israel breed Guangdong linkage group 16, ZZ_aureus, whole genome shotgun sequence genome includes the window ACAAACAATGACTGTCATCCAGCAGGAGAGACCAGCTCTGAAAAGTTTCTTTCATGTGGCAACATTGCTGTTGGCTCATAACATGACGAAAAATTACTTTGGGCTCTCTGTTATATATCCGAGAAAACGTTTATAGTCAAACTTGTTCTTTTTAATGAAGCCCTTTTTCATAAGATGCTCATAACTGCTTTTATATAACACCAATAATTAGGCTgagatttattatttaaatgccgatatgtttatattttttatttttttatttttgtttttgtggttgacAACTGAATCTAAGCCGATTGGGTTTTATAtggaataataatgaaaataaactgattaaaactaaaaactttttttaagagTGCTAAGGTGTTTTACCTGGCGGAAAACTTTTTGTTCCCACAACGATAAACGTTTAATTGGCCTTGAAGGTCTAAAAACTACAATTTAAAaacgaaaacaaaacaagttgtgtttgtgttttacacGATGTGTAATTTCGCTGGTTATTATGTAATAATACTGAATAACCCTGTTCAGTACTGCCCTCTTGCTAAAAGCTATAAATGCTGCTTTTAATCtcctttaaatgtatttatccacaaaaaaagaaaaacaaataaaaacaaaaccaccaCAAAAGGTTTTTCTCATTTCaatattcatctttattttacatttcaaaccCCAACATAATCAGAGATTCGTCTGAACGTCCCCtccaaaataagtaaataaatatcattttcaaattttttattttttattttttttgtaattaaaaaaataaagaagtggTCGCTGTGTGCGTCTGACAGTGAATAACAGCCTACCGAGGAGAAAATAAGGAAAGGAGCATTGAATGAGGCGGACAGAATAATTATAGCAGGTGCAAGATGTGAGGAGGTGGGGTGGCGGAGTCTTCCTGGACATTTACAAGACTCTAATATATATCTCCGACTATTTAAACAGAACAGCCCGTCTACATATTTACATCCTATATTTGTGGTTTgattcaacttttggggattttttttcctgcggTACCACAGAACGGGAAAGTATTTTTGGAATAAATGTGATCTTCAGCAAACTGCATGGAAACACGTATCTGGGCCATGAGCGACTCCCAGTCGCAAGAAaacgtttgtgtgtgttgcaggAGCTCTGTGAAGAAAACACCGGTTAAAACAGAGGTTAATTACTATGAAACACCGAATTAGTTTCAAAAACACCAAAGTCCCAGTGAAGAAAACCAATGCATTGGTCTTAAATGCCTCCGTTGACGCAACGGATTCGGcaacaaagataaataaaagctCGATAAAGTTGGGAGATAAGTCTTTAACACCCCCCGGAGAAAAGTTCAGCTTTGCTTGGAGTCACTTAGAGTCGCTGGCGAGCCTCGGCATGGTGACGGTGCTCATGCTGGACACATGCGGAGGCGGGACTTGGCACATGCTGCACGGACAGGGCATGCCGGTGCCAACGCCCCAGTGCTGGAAACTGCTGCCCAGGGGCCCCGCACTCGCAGTGGGCGCTTTGAGAAGTCCGTGGTGGGGTCTGACTGAGGTGACGGCGGAGATACCGGGCGCGGAAAGAGAGGCAGTGGAGACAGCCGCCGAGGGGAGGAGAGGGTGATGTACCCCGGGGTGCGATGCGTGTGAAGCCGCCGGGTGTCCCGGCACGGGCCCCGCGTGTGTCATAGTCCCACATGCTGACGGGTGGAAGCTGCTGTGGTGTCCGCTACTGCCGTAGATTTCACTTACAAGCCGCTTCATCTCTTCCAGAGAGTTGCTCAGCATCAGGATGTAGTTTCTCGCCAGCAGCAACGTGGCGATTTTGGAGAGTTTACGCACCGACGGTCCGTGCGCGTAGGGCATGACTTCCCGCAGCCCGTCCATGGCCACGTTGAGGTCGTGCATTCT containing:
- the olig2 gene encoding oligodendrocyte transcription factor 2 isoform X1 — protein: MVFFLFHSVIVLHQRLACETRIMDSDTSRVSSRPSSPEVDDIFMSTLKKSVHGFSGAVSSTQSDSPSEIPGLRGLSAIDEETLSLRMASKKDRKLLSENELQAIRLKINSRERKRMHDLNVAMDGLREVMPYAHGPSVRKLSKIATLLLARNYILMLSNSLEEMKRLVSEIYGSSGHHSSFHPSACGTMTHAGPVPGHPAASHASHPGVHHPLLPSAAVSTASLSAPGISAVTSVRPHHGLLKAPTASAGPLGSSFQHWGVGTGMPCPCSMCQVPPPHVSSMSTVTMPRLASDSK
- the olig2 gene encoding oligodendrocyte transcription factor 2 isoform X2, producing MDSDTSRVSSRPSSPEVDDIFMSTLKKSVHGFSGAVSSTQSDSPSEIPGLRGLSAIDEETLSLRMASKKDRKLLSENELQAIRLKINSRERKRMHDLNVAMDGLREVMPYAHGPSVRKLSKIATLLLARNYILMLSNSLEEMKRLVSEIYGSSGHHSSFHPSACGTMTHAGPVPGHPAASHASHPGVHHPLLPSAAVSTASLSAPGISAVTSVRPHHGLLKAPTASAGPLGSSFQHWGVGTGMPCPCSMCQVPPPHVSSMSTVTMPRLASDSK